A DNA window from Luteolibacter luteus contains the following coding sequences:
- a CDS encoding M42 family metallopeptidase: MTKDDRDFLFTLLKTPSPTGFEMPGQRVWADYLRPTASEIACDAYGSTWATLTGKSQRSVMLAAHADEIGFMIKTIQQDGFIRIDRIGGSDTATARGRRIIFQGDKGPVMGIIGNTAIHLRRDSLGDEKAPQIHELWVDVGASNAKEVTAMGLRVGHPGVYEDGPTELAHKRLVGRAIDNRIGGYIIAQVLKRIAKGKKKPGFSLICANMVQEEIGGNGAMMATYRLFPDVCVCLDVTHATDTPGIDNSKFGTVKLGGGPTISHGTASHPLVVQRLIDVADKAKIPVQHEASSRFTGTDTDKIFHMREGVPSALVSLPLRCMHSVVETAHLDDIERTIDLLTGFVLSLQASDRFHQTL, encoded by the coding sequence ATGACGAAAGACGACCGGGACTTCCTCTTCACCCTGCTCAAGACCCCTAGCCCCACCGGTTTTGAAATGCCCGGCCAGCGCGTTTGGGCGGATTATCTCCGGCCGACCGCCTCGGAGATCGCTTGCGATGCCTACGGCTCCACTTGGGCGACCCTCACGGGCAAGTCCCAGCGTAGCGTGATGCTCGCCGCCCACGCCGATGAGATCGGCTTCATGATCAAGACCATCCAGCAGGATGGCTTTATCCGGATCGACCGCATCGGTGGCAGCGATACCGCCACTGCCCGCGGGCGTCGTATCATTTTCCAAGGCGACAAGGGTCCCGTGATGGGGATCATCGGCAATACCGCGATCCACCTGCGCCGCGACAGCTTGGGTGACGAAAAAGCCCCGCAGATCCACGAACTCTGGGTGGATGTCGGTGCTTCGAATGCGAAGGAAGTCACCGCCATGGGCCTGCGCGTCGGTCACCCGGGCGTCTATGAAGACGGCCCGACCGAGCTGGCCCACAAGCGCCTCGTCGGTCGCGCGATCGATAATCGCATCGGCGGCTACATCATCGCCCAAGTCCTGAAGCGCATCGCAAAGGGTAAGAAGAAGCCAGGCTTCTCCCTGATCTGTGCGAACATGGTGCAGGAGGAAATCGGCGGAAACGGCGCCATGATGGCCACCTACCGGCTCTTCCCGGATGTCTGCGTCTGCCTCGATGTCACCCACGCCACCGACACTCCGGGCATCGACAATTCCAAGTTCGGCACCGTGAAGCTGGGCGGTGGCCCGACCATCAGTCACGGTACCGCCAGCCATCCGCTGGTGGTGCAGCGTCTCATCGACGTTGCGGACAAGGCGAAGATCCCCGTGCAGCATGAGGCCAGCAGCCGCTTCACCGGCACGGACACGGACAAGATTTTCCACATGCGCGAGGGCGTTCCCAGTGCGTTGGTATCCTTGCCATTGCGTTGCATGCATTCGGTCGTGGAAACGGCGCACCTCGATGACATCGAGCGCACCATCGATCTCCTCACCGGCTTCGTGCTCTCGCTGCAGGCGTCCGATCGCTTTCACCAGACTCTATGA
- a CDS encoding CGNR zinc finger domain-containing protein → MSTVGPEFVFLGEHPALDFANTLYAPHGELEDQLRSWGDIVEWLRQANLSDGTALEATKAEGEAAVEAVVALRRAWAKQIEGILEEKPLRKEFLQTLNAALEKDLFSEAVVAEDGAVGLQRSESRLRGSERALAILARQIAVFLTECNHEYLRQCAGPGCVLYFYDTTKNHRRQWCSAAACGNRHKVAAFRERQAKKRTS, encoded by the coding sequence GTGAGCACAGTTGGCCCTGAATTCGTTTTCCTTGGTGAGCATCCGGCCTTGGATTTCGCAAATACCCTCTACGCGCCGCACGGCGAGTTGGAAGACCAGCTGCGGTCCTGGGGCGACATCGTGGAGTGGCTTCGGCAGGCGAATCTCAGCGATGGGACGGCCCTCGAAGCGACCAAGGCCGAGGGCGAGGCGGCCGTGGAAGCGGTGGTGGCGCTGCGAAGAGCCTGGGCGAAGCAGATCGAGGGAATCCTGGAGGAAAAGCCGCTCCGCAAGGAGTTCCTGCAAACCCTGAACGCGGCTTTGGAGAAGGATCTCTTTTCAGAAGCGGTGGTCGCAGAGGACGGGGCGGTCGGGCTGCAGCGGTCCGAGTCAAGGCTACGGGGCAGCGAGCGGGCGCTGGCTATCCTAGCACGCCAGATCGCGGTCTTTCTCACGGAGTGCAACCATGAGTACCTGCGGCAATGCGCGGGACCGGGGTGCGTGCTGTATTTCTACGACACCACGAAGAATCATCGCCGCCAGTGGTGCAGCGCGGCGGCCTGCGGGAACCGGCATAAGGTGGCGGCTTTCCGCGAACGGCAGGCGAAGAAGCGGACTAGCTAG
- a CDS encoding winged helix-turn-helix transcriptional regulator, giving the protein MKDLTGYEQKIDPLRDECPVRAALDVIRGRWKPSILWELNCGTKRFSQLQEALPQVTAQALTVQLRQLEADGVVRREIFAEVPVRVEYSLSEHGKALSNVMDELEEWGKAYMERQGKTAG; this is encoded by the coding sequence GTGAAGGACCTGACCGGCTACGAACAGAAGATCGATCCGTTGCGCGACGAGTGCCCGGTGCGGGCGGCGCTGGATGTGATCCGTGGCCGATGGAAGCCCTCGATCTTGTGGGAGCTCAATTGCGGCACGAAGCGCTTCTCGCAGCTGCAGGAAGCCTTGCCACAGGTGACGGCGCAGGCGCTGACCGTGCAGCTTCGCCAGCTTGAAGCGGACGGGGTGGTGCGAAGGGAGATCTTCGCCGAGGTGCCGGTGCGCGTGGAGTATTCGCTGAGCGAGCATGGCAAGGCGCTGTCGAACGTGATGGATGAGCTGGAGGAATGGGGAAAGGCCTACATGGAGCGGCAGGGCAAGACGGCAGGCTGA
- a CDS encoding anthranilate synthase component II — MLLIIDNYDSFTYNLVQYFGELGAEMKIVRNDALTVDDVKALKPERICISPGPCTPTEAGISCELIEKLGATTPILGVCLGHQSIGQVYGGDVVRADRLMHGKTSPILHEGQSVFAGLPSPFEATRYHSLIVKRETLPDCLEITAWTAEGEIMGLRHKEHPVHGVQFHPESILTQDGKRILENFLGF, encoded by the coding sequence ATGTTGCTCATCATCGATAACTACGACTCCTTCACCTACAACCTCGTCCAATACTTCGGCGAGCTCGGGGCGGAGATGAAGATCGTGCGGAACGACGCGCTGACGGTGGACGACGTGAAGGCCCTGAAGCCCGAGCGCATCTGCATTTCACCTGGTCCCTGCACGCCGACGGAAGCGGGCATCTCCTGCGAACTCATCGAGAAACTGGGCGCCACCACCCCGATTCTCGGCGTCTGCCTCGGCCACCAGTCGATCGGCCAGGTCTACGGCGGAGACGTCGTCCGCGCGGATCGCCTCATGCACGGCAAGACTTCGCCCATCCTTCATGAGGGGCAGAGTGTCTTCGCCGGGCTTCCGAGCCCCTTCGAGGCGACCCGCTACCACTCCCTGATCGTGAAGCGCGAGACCCTCCCGGACTGCCTGGAGATCACCGCATGGACCGCTGAGGGCGAGATCATGGGCCTGCGCCACAAGGAGCACCCGGTTCACGGAGTCCAGTTCCACCCCGAGTCGATCCTGACTCAGGACGGAAAGCGGATCTTGGAGAACTTCCTCGGGTTCTAA
- a CDS encoding FMN-dependent NADH-azoreductase, giving the protein MKSLLVINASGRVTRSITRQLTARFVERWKEAYPDAEIIDRDVGIRPPTPVSEAWVAASFSPADQRTPEMHAALEESETFIEEILRADAIVMGVPMYNFGMPAQMKAWFDQIVRVGRSFDFKDDEADPYLPLLPSRPVVLITATGTSGYEPGGLNERFNFLDPHLQSVLSFVGLDNISLIRVGFEESQDKRFKRSVEEAELSIDRAAGKLTPVAQPVN; this is encoded by the coding sequence ATGAAATCGCTTCTCGTCATCAATGCCAGCGGACGCGTGACGCGTTCGATCACCCGCCAGCTTACGGCCCGCTTCGTCGAGCGATGGAAGGAAGCCTACCCGGATGCAGAGATCATCGACCGCGACGTGGGCATCCGCCCGCCGACGCCGGTGAGCGAAGCGTGGGTGGCTGCGTCGTTCAGTCCCGCCGATCAGCGGACACCGGAGATGCATGCCGCGCTGGAGGAGAGCGAAACGTTCATCGAGGAGATCCTGCGGGCCGACGCGATCGTGATGGGTGTGCCGATGTACAACTTCGGGATGCCAGCGCAGATGAAGGCGTGGTTCGACCAGATTGTACGCGTGGGCCGCAGCTTCGACTTCAAGGATGACGAGGCCGATCCTTATTTGCCGCTGCTGCCGTCGAGGCCGGTGGTATTGATCACCGCAACAGGCACTTCCGGTTATGAGCCGGGAGGACTGAACGAGCGCTTCAATTTTTTGGATCCGCATTTGCAGTCGGTGCTGTCCTTCGTCGGGCTGGATAACATTTCGCTGATCCGGGTGGGCTTTGAAGAAAGTCAGGACAAGCGTTTCAAGAGATCGGTGGAGGAAGCGGAGCTTTCGATCGATCGAGCAGCCGGGAAGCTGACCCCTGTCGCCCAACCGGTGAACTGA
- the trpE gene encoding anthranilate synthase component I translates to MLPRVVNPLPVEPSFEAFAKLAGQGNVIPVYTQLAADFETPLSAYLKVRDARHSFLLESAESTDKSGRWSIIGSGPRRVIEARGKDLTIREGSSVEKVTVEDDVLAALERHMAGYKPVTHGNLPPFCGGLVGYLSYDAVRQFESTVPAHANDDLGIPDAVFLLADTLIVFDQRLRRLQIIANAFTGDHATLEEAYGAAQAKVAAIVEMLNRPLHVPALNGLAPVEPEKAESNTTQAEYEQMVLEGKEFIAAGDVFQFVPSQRFAADFHRSPVDLYRALRHVNPSPYMFILELGDFSLVGSSPEVHVRAIEGRIDIRPIAGTRWRGKTPEEDDALAADLLADPKERAEHLMLVDLARNDVGRIAEHGSVKVDDFMIIERYSHVMHIVSNVTGTLDDTHSAYDVLRATFPAGTVSGAPKIRAMQIINQLEKSRRGAYAGAVGYFGFDGGHDSCITLRTCLLKDGKAYVQAGAGVVADSDPTYEYNETVNKAKALLRAIALAKTLEG, encoded by the coding sequence ATGCTCCCGCGCGTTGTGAATCCACTACCGGTCGAACCGTCGTTCGAAGCCTTCGCCAAGCTGGCCGGGCAGGGAAATGTCATCCCTGTCTACACCCAGCTTGCCGCGGACTTCGAGACGCCGCTGTCCGCGTACCTCAAGGTGCGCGACGCGCGTCATTCCTTCCTGCTCGAGAGCGCCGAAAGCACGGATAAGAGCGGACGATGGTCGATCATCGGCAGCGGCCCGCGCCGCGTCATCGAGGCCCGCGGCAAGGATCTGACGATCCGCGAAGGTTCCTCCGTCGAAAAGGTCACCGTGGAGGACGACGTCCTGGCCGCGCTAGAGCGTCACATGGCGGGCTACAAGCCGGTCACACACGGGAACCTGCCGCCCTTCTGCGGCGGCTTGGTCGGCTACCTTTCCTACGACGCGGTCCGGCAGTTCGAGTCCACTGTCCCGGCCCACGCCAATGACGACCTCGGGATCCCGGATGCCGTGTTCTTGCTGGCGGATACCCTGATCGTCTTCGATCAGCGCCTCCGCCGCCTCCAGATCATCGCGAATGCATTCACCGGCGATCACGCCACGCTTGAGGAAGCCTACGGCGCTGCCCAAGCGAAGGTCGCCGCCATCGTGGAAATGCTGAACCGCCCGCTCCACGTGCCGGCCCTCAATGGCCTCGCTCCCGTGGAACCGGAAAAGGCGGAGAGCAATACCACCCAGGCCGAGTACGAGCAGATGGTGCTCGAAGGAAAGGAGTTCATCGCCGCGGGCGACGTCTTCCAGTTCGTCCCCAGCCAGCGCTTTGCCGCGGACTTCCACCGTTCTCCAGTGGATCTCTACCGTGCCCTGCGCCATGTGAATCCCTCGCCCTACATGTTCATTCTGGAACTGGGCGATTTCTCCTTGGTCGGCTCTTCGCCCGAGGTCCACGTCCGCGCCATCGAGGGCCGCATCGACATTCGTCCGATCGCGGGCACCCGCTGGAGGGGTAAGACTCCCGAGGAGGACGATGCCCTTGCCGCCGATCTCCTCGCCGATCCGAAGGAGCGCGCCGAGCACCTCATGCTCGTCGATCTCGCCCGGAATGACGTCGGCCGCATCGCCGAGCACGGCAGCGTGAAGGTCGATGACTTCATGATCATCGAGCGCTACAGCCACGTGATGCACATCGTGTCGAATGTCACCGGCACGCTCGATGACACCCACAGTGCCTACGACGTGCTGCGCGCCACTTTCCCGGCGGGCACCGTCAGCGGCGCGCCGAAGATCCGCGCCATGCAGATCATCAACCAGCTCGAGAAAAGCCGCCGCGGCGCCTATGCCGGCGCGGTCGGTTACTTCGGCTTCGATGGCGGCCACGACTCCTGTATCACCCTCCGCACCTGCCTGCTGAAAGACGGCAAGGCCTATGTCCAAGCCGGTGCCGGTGTCGTCGCGGACTCCGATCCCACTTACGAATACAACGAGACGGTGAACAAGGCCAAGGCCCTGCTCCGCGCCATCGCCCTCGCCAAAACCCTCGAAGGATAA
- a CDS encoding alpha/beta hydrolase — protein sequence MRTRVPALAALLFTFAVALPALPIAAQAAEVAAFNGGTSTWHDGFVRYDFIMNVETLEISPFKAPAGENFAVRDPKPGTRRCVVIAPKKAAPGNPWSWQGCYWDHEPQTEVELLRRGFHIAYISANAELRPGKEWDKWYEFLTTEHGLSPKPAFIGMSRGGEYSYTWATANPTKVSCIYADNPGGNAQMIAGLGGLAENDVPLLHVCGSMDPLLGRFSNLIETIYQQMGGRISVILKDGAGHHPHSLRDPKPIADFIEQSVQARSTATPAFAGEKSRRSSFYGNDMSYAFSETEGTSITSRGARFTGCYDRYAFELPEVEGAVNVIVPKKAAAGTPWVFRAGVVERDATVDLALLAKGYHIVTGPISYNKDGADLKHWNAVYKHLTGHGFSAKPVMEGAGRAAGEAYAWAIANPDKVSGIYAENPVLQSFMSEEPLLENLAPLATAKVPLIHVCGSLDPALEDQTRAVEKRYTALGGKITVILQEGIAHYPLSPRDPHAAVEAITGSQK from the coding sequence ATGCGTACCCGTGTTCCCGCGCTTGCTGCCTTGCTCTTCACTTTTGCGGTAGCCTTGCCGGCGCTGCCAATCGCGGCGCAGGCCGCCGAGGTCGCCGCCTTCAATGGAGGAACGAGCACCTGGCACGATGGTTTCGTCCGCTACGACTTCATCATGAATGTCGAGACGCTGGAGATCTCGCCCTTCAAGGCTCCGGCCGGGGAGAACTTCGCGGTGCGCGATCCGAAACCGGGGACCCGACGCTGCGTGGTGATCGCGCCGAAGAAGGCCGCACCGGGAAATCCGTGGTCATGGCAGGGCTGCTACTGGGACCATGAACCGCAGACCGAGGTCGAGCTGCTGAGGCGCGGATTCCACATCGCCTACATCTCGGCGAACGCGGAGCTGCGACCCGGCAAGGAATGGGACAAGTGGTACGAGTTCCTGACAACGGAGCACGGACTATCGCCGAAGCCTGCCTTCATCGGCATGAGCCGGGGCGGCGAGTATTCCTACACGTGGGCAACGGCGAACCCGACCAAGGTCTCCTGCATCTATGCGGACAATCCGGGAGGAAACGCACAGATGATCGCGGGGCTGGGAGGTCTGGCCGAGAATGACGTGCCACTGCTCCATGTCTGCGGAAGCATGGACCCGCTGCTGGGGAGATTCTCCAATCTGATCGAAACGATCTATCAGCAAATGGGCGGACGGATCTCGGTGATCCTCAAGGACGGAGCGGGTCACCATCCGCATAGCCTGCGTGATCCGAAGCCGATCGCCGATTTCATCGAGCAAAGCGTCCAGGCACGCAGCACCGCGACGCCGGCCTTCGCAGGTGAAAAGAGCCGGAGGAGCAGTTTCTATGGCAACGACATGAGCTATGCCTTCTCGGAAACGGAGGGCACCTCGATCACCAGCCGTGGTGCCCGCTTTACCGGGTGCTATGATCGCTACGCCTTCGAGCTGCCGGAAGTGGAAGGGGCGGTGAATGTGATCGTGCCGAAGAAGGCCGCCGCCGGAACGCCGTGGGTCTTCCGCGCGGGCGTGGTGGAGCGGGACGCGACGGTGGACCTGGCCCTGCTCGCGAAGGGCTACCACATCGTCACAGGCCCCATTTCCTACAACAAGGATGGTGCGGACCTGAAGCACTGGAATGCGGTCTACAAGCATCTCACCGGCCATGGCTTTTCCGCGAAGCCGGTGATGGAAGGTGCAGGCCGCGCGGCCGGTGAAGCCTACGCATGGGCGATCGCGAATCCCGACAAGGTATCCGGCATCTATGCCGAGAATCCGGTGCTGCAGTCCTTCATGTCGGAGGAACCGCTGCTGGAGAACCTGGCACCGCTGGCGACGGCGAAGGTGCCGCTGATCCATGTCTGCGGATCTCTCGACCCAGCCCTTGAGGACCAGACCCGCGCGGTCGAGAAGCGCTACACGGCACTCGGCGGGAAGATCACCGTGATCCTTCAAGAAGGCATCGCCCACTATCCCCTCTCACCCCGCGATCCACACGCGGCCGTGGAGGCCATCACAGGATCGCAGAAGTGA
- a CDS encoding DUF1772 domain-containing protein, which produces MNPHLNLVTILACGLMAGVFFTFSSFVMKALEKIPAAEGISAMQSINVCAVKSWFLPAFLGSGVLCLAVTATTVGKLDLPAARLMFAGAVIHFVGCFLVTMVFNVPLNNGLAAVSANAPASTETWSDYLSRWTMWNHVRTLSSFVATLLLVMGRA; this is translated from the coding sequence ATGAATCCTCATCTGAATCTCGTGACGATCCTGGCCTGCGGTTTGATGGCCGGAGTCTTTTTCACCTTTTCCAGTTTCGTGATGAAAGCGCTGGAGAAGATCCCTGCTGCAGAGGGCATCTCCGCGATGCAATCCATCAACGTGTGTGCGGTGAAGTCGTGGTTTCTGCCAGCGTTCCTCGGATCCGGAGTGCTATGCCTGGCAGTGACGGCGACGACCGTTGGGAAGCTGGATCTCCCTGCGGCGCGGCTGATGTTTGCCGGAGCGGTGATCCATTTTGTCGGATGCTTCCTGGTGACGATGGTCTTCAATGTGCCGCTGAACAACGGCCTGGCTGCGGTTTCCGCGAATGCGCCAGCGAGCACGGAGACATGGAGCGACTACCTCTCGCGGTGGACGATGTGGAATCATGTGCGCACGCTTTCGTCGTTCGTGGCGACGTTGCTGTTAGTGATGGGGAGGGCGTGA
- a CDS encoding alpha/beta fold hydrolase encodes MNTSSILASGALALSLFTASPAAAEPGNTVVRYKTVTLPEADIFYREAGDPGKPVILLLHGFPTSSHMFRDLIPELSGDFHVMAPDLPGFGFSSAPDHTKFQYTFDHLAKVMGDFVEQQKLGKFSIYIFDYGAPVGLRLALKYPDRITGIVTQNGNAYVEGLSEEGWRPVKTYWDKPTQENRDALRKFFSPEVTRWQYVHGVKDESLVAPESYTLDQAMLDRPQSAEAQLDLFGDYQNNVKLYPKFQEFFRTYKVPTLAVWGKNDPFFLPPGAEAYKRDNPDAKVVFYDTGHFALETHAKEIGAEIRSFFAAKK; translated from the coding sequence ATGAACACGTCATCCATCCTCGCGTCCGGAGCCCTTGCGCTCTCGCTCTTCACCGCATCCCCGGCAGCCGCCGAACCCGGGAATACCGTGGTCCGCTACAAGACCGTCACCCTGCCTGAAGCCGATATCTTCTATCGCGAAGCCGGAGACCCCGGAAAGCCGGTCATCCTCCTGCTCCACGGCTTCCCGACTTCCAGCCACATGTTCCGGGACCTCATCCCCGAGCTTTCCGGAGACTTCCACGTGATGGCCCCGGATCTTCCCGGCTTCGGCTTCTCCAGCGCGCCCGATCACACCAAGTTCCAGTACACCTTCGACCACCTCGCCAAGGTGATGGGGGACTTCGTGGAGCAGCAGAAGCTCGGGAAGTTCTCGATCTACATCTTCGACTACGGCGCGCCGGTCGGCCTGCGCCTGGCCCTGAAGTATCCTGATCGCATCACCGGTATTGTTACCCAGAATGGGAATGCCTACGTCGAAGGCCTTTCGGAAGAAGGCTGGAGGCCCGTCAAAACCTATTGGGACAAGCCCACTCAGGAAAATCGCGATGCTCTCCGCAAGTTCTTCAGCCCCGAAGTCACCCGCTGGCAGTACGTCCATGGCGTGAAGGACGAAAGCCTCGTCGCTCCCGAATCCTACACGCTCGATCAAGCCATGCTTGACCGCCCTCAGAGCGCGGAAGCCCAGCTTGATCTCTTCGGTGACTATCAGAACAACGTGAAGCTCTACCCGAAGTTCCAGGAGTTCTTCCGCACCTACAAGGTGCCCACCCTTGCGGTGTGGGGAAAGAATGACCCCTTCTTCCTTCCTCCCGGTGCGGAGGCCTACAAGCGTGACAACCCGGATGCCAAGGTCGTCTTCTATGACACCGGGCACTTCGCGTTGGAAACCCACGCCAAGGAGATCGGCGCGGAGATCCGCAGCTTCTTCGCCGCCAAGAAGTAA
- a CDS encoding AAA family ATPase, which produces MSELPSARRTASLLENAVRTVVRGQDAALRNILACLAAGGHALVEDVPGTGKTTLAKAIARSVGGAGFKRVQFTPDLLPGDILGVSIFDPRTQEFRFRPGPVFADILLADEINRASPRTQSALLEAMAERQATIDGERHDLDGLFFVIATQNPVEFRGTYPLPEAQMDRFMIQSRLGYVTAEEERAILSDQIHRHPVDTLEPVVNRDELVALLEATRGVRISDELRGYIVDIVSSTRTRDEVQLAASPRASLALMKMAQALSLFEGRDFVVPETIQAVAADVIAHRMVISPEAKLSGVTGRQVVENILLELPVPV; this is translated from the coding sequence ATGAGCGAACTGCCTTCCGCCCGACGTACCGCCAGCCTGCTTGAAAATGCCGTCCGCACCGTTGTGCGTGGCCAGGATGCAGCTCTCCGGAATATCCTCGCCTGCCTTGCGGCCGGTGGTCACGCCCTCGTGGAGGACGTGCCCGGCACCGGCAAGACCACCTTAGCCAAGGCGATCGCCCGCTCCGTGGGCGGTGCCGGCTTCAAGCGCGTGCAATTCACCCCGGACCTGCTGCCGGGGGATATCCTCGGAGTCTCGATCTTCGATCCCCGGACCCAGGAGTTCCGCTTTCGCCCCGGTCCGGTATTCGCCGATATCCTGCTCGCGGACGAAATCAACCGCGCCTCCCCGCGCACCCAGTCCGCACTGCTGGAGGCCATGGCCGAGCGCCAGGCGACGATCGATGGCGAGCGCCATGATCTCGATGGCCTCTTCTTCGTCATCGCCACCCAGAATCCCGTGGAGTTCCGGGGAACCTATCCGCTGCCGGAAGCACAGATGGACCGCTTCATGATCCAGAGCCGTCTGGGTTACGTGACGGCAGAGGAAGAACGCGCCATCCTTTCCGACCAGATTCACCGCCATCCCGTCGACACGCTGGAGCCGGTGGTGAACCGCGACGAACTCGTGGCCTTGCTTGAGGCGACGCGTGGCGTCCGCATCAGCGATGAATTGCGCGGCTACATCGTGGACATCGTGTCCTCCACGCGGACCCGCGATGAAGTGCAGCTTGCCGCCAGCCCGCGCGCATCTCTCGCCCTGATGAAGATGGCCCAGGCGCTGTCGCTTTTCGAAGGCCGCGACTTCGTCGTGCCGGAAACCATCCAGGCCGTCGCCGCGGATGTCATCGCGCACCGCATGGTGATCTCCCCGGAAGCGAAGCTCTCCGGCGTCACCGGGCGCCAGGTCGTCGAGAACATCCTCCTCGAGCTGCCGGTTCCCGTTTGA